The proteins below come from a single Chiloscyllium punctatum isolate Juve2018m chromosome 20, sChiPun1.3, whole genome shotgun sequence genomic window:
- the LOC140491925 gene encoding 15-hydroxyprostaglandin dehydrogenase [NAD(+)]-like: protein MELQGKVALVTGAAQGIGKAIAEILLKNGAKVSLLDVNVPTGEATKADFEQIYGAESILFLPCDVRSENQLKDCFSKTLEKFQRLDIVCNNAGIFDEENWENCLSINLVSVIKGTYLGIQYMSKKTGGKGGVIVNIASIAGLCPFLHAQVYAASKFGVVGFTSSLAMTCLEEHGVQLQVLCPGVVETPLVTNIQSDSAPGMKEWLEKMVATYGILKTSQIAEGFLQLVMDQTRNGALLKALEIGKFEYEALPAIFPENPKST, encoded by the exons ATGGAGCTCCAGGGGAAAGTTGCGCTGGTGACTGGTGCTGCCCAAGGCATTGGGAAAGCAATTGCTGAAATCCTCCTGAAGAACGGCGCTAAG GTGAGTCTGTTGGATGTCAATGTACCCACAGGGGAGGCTACCAAAGCGGACTTTGAACAAATCTACGGAGCTGAGAGTATTTTGTTCCTTCCATGTGATGTAAGATCTGAGAATCAGCTGAAAG ATTGTTTCAGCAAAACGCTTGAAAAATTTCAGAGATTGGACATAGTATGCAACAATGCAGGGATCTTTGATGAGGAAAACTGGGAGAACTGCCTCAGTATAAACCTG GTCAGTGTAATTAAAGGAACTTATCTAGGAATACAGTACATGAGTAAAAAGActggagggaaaggaggagtgaTTGTTAATATCGCCTCCATAGCAG GTCTGTGTCCTTTCTTGCATGCACAAGTTTATGCAGCCTCCAAGTTCGGCGTGGTAGGATTCACATCATCGCTGGCT ATGACCTGCCTTGAGGAGCATGGGGTTCAATTACAAGTGTTGTGTCCTGGAGTCGTCGAAACTCCACTTGTGACAAACATTCAATCAGACTCGGCTCCGGGCATGAAGGAATGGCTTGAGAAGATGGTCGCCACATATGGAATTCTGAA GACCTCACAGATTGCAGAGGGATTCTTGCAGCTCGTCATGGATCAGACCAGGAATGGGGCATTGCTGAAGGCATTGGAAATTGGTAAATTTGAGTATGAAGCCCTCCCTGCGATTTTTCCAGAAAATCCAAAATCTACTTAG